A single Vigna radiata var. radiata cultivar VC1973A chromosome 8, Vradiata_ver6, whole genome shotgun sequence DNA region contains:
- the LOC106770196 gene encoding protein FAR-RED IMPAIRED RESPONSE 1-like: MEVRWEAQEIRTSRRNKNNELNFMKLVCSKEGKYLSPIAREWKAQPSQKTQCPAGITIAMKEGRWQVRTVINEHNHDTCPNNSNRIHGNRILNMHAKHTLNMNHDAGVHINKSFISLVNDAGGFENVAMGQESAWHKLSRHKFLKNYKKISH, encoded by the exons ATGGAGGTGAGATGGGAAGCCCAAGAG ATAAGGACTTCTAGGAGAAATAAGAACAACGAGTTAAACTTCATGAAATTAGTGTGCTCTAAGGAAGGGAAGTACCTATCTCCCATTGCTCGAGAATGGAAAGCCCAGCCAAGTCAAAAAACTCAATGTCCTGCTGGAATCACAATTGCTATGAAAGAAGGAAGATGGCAGGTGAGAACAGTTATTAATGAACACAACCATGACACGTGTCCGAATAACTCCAACCGCATACATGGTAATCGAATACTTAATATGCATGCGAAGCACACCCTTAATATGAATCATGATGCTGGTGTTCACATTAACAAAAGTTTTATATCTTTGGTTAATGATGCCGGTGGATTTGAAAATGTTGCTATGGGCCAGGAGAGCGCTTGGCATAAGCTATCACgccataaatttttaaaaaattacaagaaaatttCCCATTAA
- the LOC106770197 gene encoding uncharacterized protein LOC106770197, producing MRAIIPENKMLPPLDKYGGLSDPIKHLRPFVDSMVVYSTDELVWCRVFSLSLKEEALDWFHSLPPATIDSFTTLRQMFSQQYASSKTPGITYTALVRMRQGRDESLKMFMDRFNRTARQVRNADQRLIVGALTAALRPGPFFYYLHAEEPQSMKELQDRLASFIRIEEGRAHQRGREEGESQARMNRERDVKQTVGRVVRGT from the coding sequence ATGAGGGCCATTATACCGGAAAACAAGATGTTACCCCCGCTGGACAAGTATGGAGGTTTGTCTGACCCAATTAAGCACCTTCGACCGTTCGTAGATTCTATGGTTGTGTATTCGACTGATGAATTAGTGTGGTGTCGGGTTTTTTCCTTGTCATTAAAGGAGGAAGCCTTGGACTGGTTCCATTCGTTACCACCGGCCACCATTGATAGTTTTACTACATTACGGCAAATGTTCAGCCAGCAATACGCCTCAAGCAAAACCCCCGGGATAACGTATACTGCACTGGTGAGGATGAGACAAGGGAGAGATGAGTCTCTCAAGATGTTCATGGATCGGTTTAATCGCACAGCTAGGCAAGTGAGAAATGCTGATCAGAGATTGATCGTGGGCGCGTTGACAGCAGCGTTGAGACCAGgaccatttttttattatctccACGCTGAAGAACCTCAGAGTATGAAGGAGTTGCAGGACAGGCTGGCAAGTTTTATTAGAATTGAGGAAGGGCGAGCTCatcaaagaggaagagaggaaggaGAGTCACAGGCAAGGATGAACAGAGAGAGGGATGTAAAGCAGACGGTTGGGAGAGTTGTTAGGGGGACGTAG